The Mangifera indica cultivar Alphonso chromosome 8, CATAS_Mindica_2.1, whole genome shotgun sequence genome has a window encoding:
- the LOC123224086 gene encoding formin-like protein 14, with amino-acid sequence MSLLSRFFYRRPPDGLLEFVDRVYVFDSCFSTEVLPVGMYHIYLHEIITDLHEEFPDSSFLAFNFREGKKRSQFAEILCEYDVTVMDYPRQYEGCPLLPVSLIQHFLRVCESWLMMGNHQNIILLHCERGGWPLLAFLLASFLIFGKFHSGEHRTLEIVHREAPKGFLQLLSPLNPLPSQLRYLQYVARRNITPEWPPPERALSLDCVILRAIPNFDAQNGCRPLIRVFGRNLHSMGGLSTQMLFSMGKKKKTLRHYHQADCDVIKIDIQCFVQGDVVLECVHLDLDPEREVMMFRIMFNTAFIRSNIMMLNSENLDILWDSKEQYPKGFRAEVLFGEVDSISPPEAPTTILNGEEKGGLPIEAFSRVQELFSEVEWVDSSDDAALWLLKQLSDLSDAKELSRQQNSGSSYTSPVDSEEESTASCVAEADSLDEAFDVFPKPIADTEKLLPSNTTNLVTFTSENGGAHNNIVTSEPLDQVYAETILSPLHPQSIVPTDGILPCSPPSLSLSPPITHISDPQTPPLFISEGIPAPPLLPPALPFSNALPPPPPPPPPPPPFNSSKAIPLVPPPPLPPPPFNSSKAIPLVPPPPPPPSNSFKALLSIPTPPPPPPQHNSSRAIPLAPPPPSLTSKSSQPSPAPPPPLFLGNANNAPPPPPPPPPPLGPTKSGSIRPSPPPAPKLPTAPPPPPPIPGMKPSPSTILGPKNSTVPPPPPLSIGKGKVTSEPTSLGRGRLASGGGIAPKKTSLKPLHWVKVTRPVQGSLWADSQKQENQSRAPEIDMMELERLFSAVSDASGTNKVGVRRGSSLNKPEKVQLVDLRRAYNCEIMLTKIKIPLPDMISAILALDSSALDIDQVENLIKFCPTKEEIDMLKNYSGNKDMLGNCEQFFMALMKVPRVEAKLRVFSFKITFCSQVEDLRRNLNTINAASREVKESVKLRQIMQTILTLGNALNQGTVRGSAVGFKLDSLLKLSDTRARNNKMTLMHYLCKLLAEKMPELLDFDKDLVHLEAASKIQLKILAEEMQAVSKGLEKVEQELSASENDGAISVGFQKVLINFLDTAEADVRALISLYSEVGRNADSLSHYFGEDPARCPFEQVTQILVVFVKMFKKAREENEKQADAEKKKLEKEAMKDKAAANLSAKKDGVSTYNLRHNIQVQK; translated from the exons ATGTCTCTTCTTAGTAGATTCTTTTACAGAAGACCTCCTGATGGCTTGCTTGAATTTGTTGATAGAGTATATG tttttgattCATGTTTTTCGACTGAAGTTCTACCAGTTGGAATGTATCACATATATCTTCATGAAATTATAACTGATTTGCATGAAGAGTTTCCTGATTCATCATTTCTTGCGTTTAATTTTCGTGAGGGTAAGAAGAGGAGTCAGTTTGCTGAAATTCTATGTGAATATGATGTTACTGTCATGGATTATCCGCGACAGTATGAGGGTTGCCCTCTCCTTCCAGTGTCTTTGATTCAACATTTCCTTAGAGTTTGCGAGAGTTGGCTTATGATGGGgaatcatcaaaatattattcttcTGCATTGTGAGAGAGGGGGTTGGCCGCTACTGGCATTTTTGCTTGCaagttttttgatttttggaaaGTTTCATAGTGGAGAGCATAGGACTCTTGAAATTGTTCATCGAGAGGCACCTAAAGGTTTCTTGCAGCTCTTGTCTCCTTTAAATCCACTTCCTTCACAGCTTCGTTATCTTCAGTATGTTGCCAGGAGAAATATTACTCCAGAGTGGCCACCTCCGGAGCGAGCACTTTCTTTGGATTGTGTTATTCTTCGAGCCATTCCAAACTTTGATGCACAAAATGGATGCAGGCCGCTTATTCGTGTTTTTGGTCGGAATCTCCACAGTATGGGTGGTCTTTCAACTCAAATGCTCTTCTCCATgggcaagaagaagaagacccTTCGTCATTACCACCAG GCAGACTGTGATGTGATTAAAATAGACATACAGTGTTTTGTGCAAGGAGATGTTGTATTAGAGTGTGTTCATTTGGACTTGGATCCTGAAAGGGAAGTCATGATGTTTCGAATAATGTTTAACACTGCATTTATCCGATCCAACATAATGATGCTTAACTCCGAAAACTTGGACATTCTTTGGGATTCAAAAGAGCAGTATCCAAAAGGTTTTCGTGCAGAG GTTTTGTTTGGGGAAGTTGATAGCATCTCCCCTCCAGAGGCTCCGACTACAATTTTAAATGGAGAGGAGAAAGGTGGACTGCCCATTGAAGCTTTCTCTAGGGTTCAAGAACTTTTCAGCGAGGTTGAGTGGGTTGATAGCAGTGATGATGCTGCCCTTTGGCTACTTAAACAACTATCTGACTTAAGTGATGCAAAAGAACTTTCAAGACAGCAAAATAGTGGAAGTTCATATACGTCACCTGTGGATTCTGAAGAAGAAAGCACTGCATCTTGCGTGGCTGAGGCTGATAGTTTGGATGAGGCATTTGATGTTTTTCCTAAGCCCATAGCAGATACGGAGAAATTACTGCCTTCAAATACTACTAATTTAGTTACCTTTACTTCTGAAAATGGTGGTGCACACAATAATATTGTTACTTCCGAACCTCTAGATCAAGTTTATGCAGAAACTATTTTATCTCCACTTCATCCACAATCAATAGTTCCTACTGATGGAATTTTACCTTGTTCCCCTCCATCACTATCTCTGTCTCCTCCCATTACCCACATATCGGACCCACAAACTCCCCCACTTTTTATATCTGAAGGAATTCCCGCACCACCGCTGCTGCCACCAGCACTACCATTTTCTAATGCCctcccaccaccaccaccaccacctcctcctcctcctccttttAATTCTTCTAAAGCCATCCCACTAGTCCCACCACCACCACTGCCCCCTCCCCCTTTTAATTCTTCTAAAGCTATCCCACTAgtcccaccaccaccacctcctccaTCTAATTCTTTTAAAGCCCTCCTATCAATCCCAAcacctccaccaccacctcctcAACACAATTCTTCTAGAGCCATCCCACTAGCTCCACCACCTCCCTCACTTACTTCTAAATCTAGTCAACCATCCCCTGCACCTCCACCACCTCTATTTTTGGGCAATGCTAATAATGCaccaccacctccacctccacctccaccgcCTTTAGGACCTACAAAGTCAGGTTCAATCCGGCCATCTCCACCACCAGCTCCCAAACTTCCTActgctcctcctcctcctccaccaaTTCCTGGCATGAAGCCAAGTCCTTCCACAATACTTGGACCAAAAAACTCTACAGTGCCACCACCACCTCCTCTATCTATTGGAAAAGGAAAAGTGACTTCAGAGCCAACAAGTCTTGGCAGAGGTCGATTAGCCAGTGGAGGTGGTATTGCTCCTAAGAAAACTTCATTAAAGCCCTTACATTGGGTGAAAGTTACTCGACCAGTGCAGGGTAGTTTATGGGCTGATTCTCAGAAACAGGAAAATCAGTCCAG GGCCCCTGAAATAGATATGATGGAACTTGAAAGATTGTTCTCAGCGGTGTCAGATGCAAGTGGAACTAACAAAGTTGGAGTTCGACGTGGTTCTAGCCTCAATAAACCTGAGAAAGTGCAATTG GTTGACTTGCGTAGAGCATATAATTGTGAAATAATGTTGACGAAAATAAAAATTCCTTTGCCAGATATGATT AGTGCAATTCTAGCTTTGGATTCTTCTGCTCTAGACATTGATCAGGTTGAGAACCTAATCAAATTCTGTCCCACTAAGGAAGAAATTGATATGCTGAAG AATTATTCAGGTAACAAGGACATGCTTGGAAACTGTGAACAG TTCTTCATGGCATTGATGAAGGTTCCACGAGTAGAAGCTAAGTTACgagttttttcctttaaaatcaCCTTTTGTAGTCAG GTTGAGGATTTAAGACGTAACCTGAATACCATTAATGCTGCTTCCAGAGAG GTAAAAGAATCGGTGAAATTGCGTCAGATAATGCAGACTATTCTCACATTAGGAAATGCTTTGAATCAAGGCACAGTTCGAG GATCTGCTGTAGGGTTCAAATTGGACAGCCTTCTCAAATTATCTGACACTCGTGCCAGAAACAACAAAATGACTCTAATGCATTACTTGTGCAAG CTTCTTGCTGAGAAAATGCCGGAGTTGCTGGATTTTGACAAGGATCTTGTTCATTTGGAAGCTGCATCGAAG ATTCAATTGAAAATTCTGGCTGAAGAAATGCAAGCTGTAAGTAAGGGTCTTGAGAAGGTTGAACAAGAATTGTCAGCTTCAGAAAATGATGGTGCTATTTCCGTGGGCTTTCAGAAG GTGTTGATAAATTTTCTTGACACTGCTGAAGCTGATGTAAGGGCCCTTATATCCTTATATTCTGAAGTG GGGAGAAATGCAGATTCATTGTCCCATTACTTTGGTGAAGATCCAGCTCGGTGTCCTTTTGAGCAAG